One segment of Nitrospinota bacterium DNA contains the following:
- a CDS encoding response regulator: MTNETLLIFEILALIVLTIIFFRIRKKTIQKERNRAQSKIRESEIRYEKILDNVIDGIFTINETGTLETFNPAAEFIFGYKASEVKGKNISLLLTNKSGETLKSFISNLSESGQSRVSGVQGELTGLNKEGCAFPMDFAVSEIIHKNRRTYTAVVRDITERKQQDEALRQESAYVQLLHDVSSAANEADTFEHAIQVCLDKICNLTGWALGHLFVPTEDSPPNLISTNIWCIKDDSDRLEIFKNATDAQVIKYGEGLPGMVLATGKHTWVREVPRDPRARQGRFTEDCGIVSGFAFPVLIGREVVAVMEFFSTYPVPPDQRLLDVVDQIGTQLGRVVERKRSNDAIIKAKEKAEQSRQEADRASQSKSEFLANMSHEIRTPMNAIIGMSDLLAETPLNAEQMQLLKVFRGAGNNLLTLINDILDLSKIEAGQIELEDIEFNPRHLVENNIEILDLKSQEKGLPLNYHISPDVPSLLRGDPHRLRQVLTNLIGNAIKFSEQGEVLLRVEKDPESNDSGKLLFSISDDGVGIPSDKLETIFSSFSQADSSTTRKFGGTGLGLSICKRLVELMGGRIWVESNVNIGSTFFFTVHFTVPEQQETAPAEKPKQLKGVKTLLIEHRSSIRGMINDQLLDWGMSVTTRENAEQGFRELKKSEHTKAPYQLLLINSRLPTIGGFGFLNRLSTELKLQPATLMMMPIDTREGDIDQCHKMGVVDYMTKFIQPDVLLKKIHAALGHEEVLETVIPNTASQEDPLNTAALKILLVEDSEDNRLLVQLYLNKTGHQLETADNGEVAVSMFKKSDYHLVLMDMQMPVMDGYTATQKIREWEEQHHRPKTPIIALTSHALKGDMEKCLAAGCSDYMSKPIIKSKLLEALHNYSQTPTQAG; encoded by the coding sequence ATGACCAACGAAACCCTCTTGATCTTCGAAATCCTGGCGCTCATTGTCCTCACAATAATCTTTTTCCGAATTCGAAAAAAAACCATCCAAAAAGAACGGAACCGGGCCCAATCGAAAATCAGGGAAAGTGAAATCCGTTATGAAAAAATTCTGGACAACGTTATTGATGGAATTTTCACGATCAACGAAACCGGAACCCTCGAAACTTTCAACCCCGCCGCCGAATTCATTTTTGGCTACAAAGCTTCCGAAGTGAAAGGCAAAAACATCAGTTTACTACTGACGAATAAAAGTGGAGAAACTCTGAAATCCTTTATCAGCAACCTCAGCGAATCGGGACAATCCCGCGTTTCCGGAGTCCAGGGGGAACTGACAGGCTTGAATAAAGAGGGTTGCGCATTTCCTATGGATTTTGCCGTGAGCGAAATCATTCATAAAAACCGGCGGACCTACACCGCCGTAGTCCGTGACATTACCGAGCGCAAACAACAGGATGAGGCCTTGCGGCAGGAATCGGCCTATGTTCAGCTTCTTCACGATGTCTCCAGCGCCGCCAACGAGGCGGACACTTTTGAGCATGCCATTCAAGTCTGCCTGGATAAAATCTGTAACTTGACCGGATGGGCGCTGGGCCATCTTTTTGTTCCTACTGAGGATTCTCCTCCCAACCTGATATCGACCAACATCTGGTGTATCAAGGATGATTCAGACAGGCTCGAAATATTCAAGAACGCCACCGATGCCCAGGTAATTAAATATGGTGAGGGGCTGCCCGGAATGGTTTTGGCCACAGGCAAGCATACCTGGGTTCGCGAGGTGCCCAGGGACCCCCGTGCCCGGCAGGGACGGTTTACGGAAGACTGTGGGATTGTCAGCGGATTCGCTTTCCCCGTGCTCATCGGCCGGGAAGTCGTGGCGGTCATGGAATTTTTTTCCACGTATCCGGTTCCCCCGGACCAGAGGCTGCTGGACGTGGTGGATCAAATTGGAACTCAACTGGGCCGGGTCGTTGAGCGCAAGCGCTCCAATGATGCCATCATCAAGGCCAAGGAAAAAGCCGAACAGTCCCGGCAGGAAGCGGACCGCGCCAGCCAGTCTAAAAGTGAATTTCTGGCCAACATGAGCCATGAAATCCGCACCCCCATGAACGCCATTATTGGCATGAGTGACTTGCTGGCGGAAACGCCTCTTAATGCAGAACAAATGCAACTGCTGAAAGTTTTTCGGGGAGCGGGGAACAATCTACTGACGCTGATCAACGATATTCTCGACCTTTCTAAAATTGAAGCGGGACAAATTGAACTGGAGGATATTGAATTCAACCCTCGGCACCTGGTGGAAAATAATATTGAAATCCTGGATTTAAAATCTCAGGAAAAAGGTCTGCCACTCAATTACCACATTTCCCCGGATGTCCCCAGTCTGCTCCGGGGGGACCCGCACCGGCTCCGCCAGGTGTTGACCAATCTCATAGGGAATGCCATCAAGTTTTCGGAACAGGGCGAGGTTCTTCTCAGGGTGGAAAAAGACCCGGAGTCAAACGATTCAGGAAAGCTGCTGTTTTCCATTTCAGATGATGGTGTGGGAATTCCTTCTGACAAACTGGAAACCATTTTCTCCAGTTTTTCTCAGGCCGATTCCTCCACCACCCGAAAGTTCGGAGGCACGGGGCTGGGGCTCTCCATTTGCAAAAGACTGGTCGAACTGATGGGCGGGAGGATCTGGGTAGAAAGTAACGTCAATATAGGCAGCACTTTTTTTTTCACGGTGCATTTTACCGTTCCCGAGCAACAGGAAACGGCCCCTGCGGAAAAACCCAAACAACTGAAGGGTGTAAAAACCCTGTTGATCGAGCACCGTTCCTCCATCCGGGGAATGATCAACGACCAGCTCCTGGATTGGGGGATGTCCGTCACAACACGGGAAAACGCCGAACAAGGCTTCAGAGAGTTGAAAAAATCCGAACATACGAAGGCCCCTTACCAGTTGCTCCTGATCAACAGTCGACTTCCAACCATTGGCGGCTTCGGATTTCTAAACAGGCTTTCCACTGAGCTTAAATTGCAGCCCGCCACCCTGATGATGATGCCCATCGACACTCGTGAGGGAGACATCGACCAGTGCCACAAAATGGGGGTGGTCGATTATATGACCAAATTTATTCAACCGGATGTTCTTCTGAAAAAAATTCATGCCGCACTGGGCCATGAGGAAGTTCTCGAAACCGTCATTCCAAATACGGCTTCCCAGGAAGATCCGCTAAACACGGCGGCCTTGAAAATTCTTCTGGTAGAGGACTCTGAAGACAATCGCTTGCTGGTTCAATTGTATCTGAACAAAACCGGGCACCAACTCGAAACCGCAGACAACGGCGAAGTGGCGGTCAGCATGTTCAAGAAAAGTGATTACCATCTGGTGTTGATGGACATGCAAATGCCGGTCATGGATGGATACACGGCCACGCAAAAAATACGGGAATGGGAAGAACAGCACCATCGCCCCAAAACACCCATCATTGCGTTAACTTCGCACGCTTTAAAAGGGGACATGGAAAAATGTCTTGCGGCGGGATGTTCTGATTATATGTCCAAACCCATTATAAAATCCAAACTTCTGGAAGCTCTCCACAATTACTCCCAGACCCCAACACAAGCAGGGTAA